A genomic region of Exiguobacterium oxidotolerans JCM 12280 contains the following coding sequences:
- the ytkD gene encoding RNA deprotection pyrophosphohydrolase has product MIRFLDYYQNQVELSFDDHPFSTKPLHVWVIAVYEGKWLLTHHKQRGYEFPGGKVEPGETAEEAARREVMEETGGSIASLAYIGQYRVEGRGDTIIKNIYFAEIESLVPHLAVDETDGAFLLDDLPQRLDANRKYSFMMKDRVLPETLRVLAERRLV; this is encoded by the coding sequence GTGATTAGATTTTTAGATTACTATCAAAATCAAGTTGAGTTGAGTTTCGATGATCATCCATTCTCAACAAAACCTCTCCATGTCTGGGTCATTGCCGTGTACGAGGGGAAATGGCTTTTGACGCATCATAAGCAACGCGGGTACGAGTTTCCTGGGGGAAAAGTCGAACCGGGTGAAACAGCGGAAGAAGCGGCACGCCGGGAAGTGATGGAGGAGACAGGCGGTAGCATCGCAAGCCTCGCGTACATTGGTCAATATCGTGTCGAAGGACGAGGCGATACGATCATTAAGAATATCTACTTCGCCGAAATTGAATCACTCGTTCCGCATCTTGCAGTCGACGAGACAGACGGAGCCTTTTTGTTGGACGACCTCCCGCAGCGTCTTGACGCGAATCGAAAATACAGCTTTATGATGAAGGACCGTGTCCTTCCGGAGACACTTCGTGTACTCGCCGAACGCCGATTGGTTTGA
- a CDS encoding alpha/beta hydrolase family protein codes for MYSPNADWFELPKQGPFRTFRIYYETSDHERVGAYVVLPTRPNGQGMLYLRGGTRNIGMVRPTRLMQFAQAGFLVMAPFYRGNLGGTGKEDFGHHDIRDATGAYDWLTRHVERVSVFGFSRGGQMALLLAHHRPVERTVSWAGVTNLVWTYEEQRTMQKMLRRFTGGLPKTQQQAYQIRSPLYVAPQGQVLLIHGRYDQKVRLRHATNYAARYPSQTRLRIYEQAHQFPLHEKFAVTKEIIDWMMH; via the coding sequence GTGTACTCGCCGAACGCCGATTGGTTTGAATTGCCGAAGCAAGGTCCCTTCCGGACGTTTCGTATTTACTATGAAACATCTGATCACGAACGGGTCGGTGCGTATGTTGTTTTACCGACACGTCCGAATGGGCAAGGGATGCTGTATTTACGTGGCGGGACACGTAATATCGGAATGGTTCGACCGACGCGACTGATGCAGTTTGCGCAAGCTGGATTTTTAGTCATGGCCCCTTTTTATCGAGGGAATTTAGGGGGCACTGGGAAGGAAGATTTTGGTCATCATGATATTCGTGATGCAACAGGGGCATATGATTGGTTAACCCGTCACGTGGAACGCGTCTCGGTGTTCGGCTTCTCTCGTGGTGGACAGATGGCTTTGTTGTTAGCGCATCATCGGCCAGTCGAGCGTACAGTCTCATGGGCAGGCGTGACGAATCTCGTCTGGACATATGAAGAACAGAGAACGATGCAAAAGATGTTACGCCGTTTCACGGGTGGATTGCCAAAGACGCAACAACAAGCGTACCAAATCCGTTCGCCTCTCTACGTGGCTCCACAAGGGCAAGTCTTGTTGATTCACGGACGATACGATCAAAAGGTTCGCTTACGTCATGCAACGAATTACGCTGCACGCTACCCGAGCCAGACGCGGCTTCGGATTTACGAGCAGGCCCATCAGTTTCCGTTGCACGAAAAATTTGCTGTGACGAAGGAAATCATCGATTGGATGATGCACTGA